A single window of Streptomyces aquilus DNA harbors:
- a CDS encoding ABC transporter permease, translating into MESLEEREAPAPQVDLRRRITWQKLTFLPAVLVAVLLATWLWFQQADLDSISENALSNGQVSKALWQHVKLTVISTFFVLIIAIPLGILLTRKMFRKATPVAMAVANMGQATPAIGLLALLVIWLGTGTKAALIGIIIYAVLPVLSNTIAGLKANDPTLLEAARGIGMSSVGVLTRVELPLAVPLILAGVRTALVLNVGTATLATFGGGGGLGVLITTGITNQRMPVLMLGSILTVALALLVDWLASLAELVLRPRGLEVGR; encoded by the coding sequence TCCCTGGAGGAGCGGGAGGCGCCTGCGCCGCAGGTGGACCTGCGGCGCAGGATCACCTGGCAGAAGCTGACCTTCCTGCCGGCCGTCCTGGTGGCGGTGCTGCTGGCGACCTGGCTGTGGTTCCAGCAGGCGGACCTGGACTCGATCTCCGAGAACGCGCTGTCCAACGGGCAGGTGTCTAAGGCCCTCTGGCAGCATGTGAAGCTGACGGTGATCTCCACCTTCTTCGTACTGATCATCGCGATCCCGCTGGGCATCCTGCTGACCCGGAAGATGTTCCGGAAGGCCACCCCGGTCGCCATGGCCGTCGCCAACATGGGCCAGGCGACCCCGGCGATCGGCCTCCTCGCGCTGCTGGTGATCTGGCTGGGCACGGGGACGAAGGCGGCGCTGATCGGCATCATCATCTACGCGGTGCTCCCGGTGCTGTCGAACACGATCGCGGGCCTGAAGGCCAACGACCCGACGCTGCTGGAGGCCGCGCGGGGCATCGGGATGTCGTCGGTGGGAGTGCTGACCCGGGTGGAACTCCCGCTCGCGGTCCCCCTGATCCTCGCGGGCGTCCGAACCGCCCTGGTCCTCAACGTCGGTACGGCGACGCTGGCGACGTTCGGCGGCGGTGGTGGCCTGGGGGTCCTGATCACGACCGGCATCACCAACCAGCGCATGCCGGTGCTGATGCTGGGCTCGATCCTCACGGTGGCTCTGGCGCTGCTGGTGGACTGGCTGGCCTCGCTCGCGGAACTGGTGCTCAGGCCCCGGGGGTTGGAGGTGGGGCGATGA
- a CDS encoding glycine betaine ABC transporter substrate-binding protein, with amino-acid sequence MKRAVALTGVVLLLASACGLTSGSPMVDDVRPGSIGAGEPLKGASLTVTSKEFTEQLILGAIMGIAFEAAGADVLDRTGIQGSIGAREAVKSGDADGMYEYTGTAWITYQGNSEPIADPRAQWEAVREADLRNGLTWLPPAALNNTYALAMNAANAQKYGTKTLSDVAALSKSDPGAVTLCVESEFANRADGLPGMEKAYGMSVPAKNITQMDTGIIYTQVKKGSCTYGEVFTTDGRIRSMNLAVMRDDRKFFPNYNAAPEINSKALKKWPAIEKVLDPVTKKLNNTVAQELNARVDVDGEDPHQVALDWMKAEGFVKEG; translated from the coding sequence ATGAAGCGGGCGGTTGCTCTCACCGGCGTGGTGTTGCTGCTGGCCTCTGCCTGCGGTCTGACGAGCGGCTCCCCCATGGTCGACGACGTGCGGCCGGGGTCGATCGGCGCCGGGGAACCACTGAAGGGCGCGAGCCTGACGGTCACCTCGAAGGAGTTCACGGAACAGCTGATCCTGGGCGCGATCATGGGGATCGCGTTCGAGGCGGCGGGCGCGGACGTACTCGACCGCACCGGCATCCAGGGATCCATCGGAGCGCGGGAGGCGGTCAAGTCCGGTGACGCGGACGGGATGTACGAGTACACCGGTACCGCGTGGATCACGTACCAGGGCAACAGCGAGCCCATCGCCGACCCGCGGGCGCAGTGGGAGGCGGTGCGCGAGGCCGACCTGAGGAACGGCCTGACATGGCTGCCCCCCGCGGCACTGAACAACACGTACGCGCTGGCCATGAACGCGGCCAACGCCCAGAAGTACGGCACGAAGACGCTGTCGGACGTGGCCGCGCTGTCGAAGTCCGATCCCGGTGCGGTGACGCTGTGCGTGGAGAGCGAGTTCGCCAACCGCGCGGACGGGTTGCCGGGCATGGAGAAGGCGTACGGGATGAGCGTGCCGGCGAAGAACATCACGCAGATGGACACCGGGATCATCTACACCCAGGTGAAGAAGGGCAGCTGCACCTACGGCGAGGTCTTCACGACCGACGGCCGCATCAGGTCCATGAACCTCGCGGTCATGCGGGACGACAGGAAGTTCTTCCCCAACTACAACGCCGCTCCCGAGATCAACTCCAAGGCCCTGAAGAAGTGGCCGGCGATCGAGAAGGTCCTGGACCCGGTCACGAAGAAACTGAACAACACGGTGGCGCAGGAGCTGAACGCCAGGGTGGACGTGGACGGGGAGGATCCGCACCAGGTGGCGCTGGACTGGATGAAGGCGGAGGGGTTCGTGAAGGAGGGGTGA
- a CDS encoding ArsR/SmtB family transcription factor — protein sequence MPEEPNLRKLDARSLRGLAHPLRMQLLDALRFGGPATASQLAEKLGESSGATSYHLRQLAAHGFVADDPERGKGRERWWKAVHTGLTFDDALLTDSDPAVRGAADLYLHEVATTQVQNLSTWLGNRATWPEAWNRVWDMSSATLQLTPEQSRELIEKMHALIETYRDLPASDDTAQVRIHTHAFPITTDGKEPQ from the coding sequence ATGCCGGAAGAGCCGAACCTACGGAAACTAGACGCGCGTTCACTGCGGGGGCTGGCGCATCCCCTGCGGATGCAGTTGCTCGACGCCCTGCGCTTCGGAGGGCCCGCCACCGCGTCCCAACTCGCCGAGAAGCTGGGCGAGTCGAGCGGGGCCACCAGTTATCACCTGCGCCAGCTCGCCGCGCACGGCTTCGTGGCCGACGATCCCGAGCGCGGTAAGGGTCGGGAGCGCTGGTGGAAAGCAGTCCACACCGGGCTGACCTTCGACGACGCCCTCCTCACGGACAGCGACCCTGCCGTCCGCGGGGCCGCCGACCTGTACCTCCATGAGGTCGCCACCACCCAGGTCCAGAACCTCTCCACCTGGCTGGGAAACCGCGCCACCTGGCCGGAGGCATGGAACCGGGTCTGGGACATGAGCAGCGCGACGCTACAGCTGACGCCGGAGCAGAGCCGCGAGCTCATCGAGAAGATGCACGCGCTGATCGAGACCTACCGCGATCTACCCGCGAGCGACGACACGGCTCAGGTACGCATCCACACCCACGCCTTCCCCATCACGACGGACGGAAAGGAACCCCAGTGA
- a CDS encoding YlbL family protein, whose protein sequence is MLSRLTRPRAVAVCALPVVALLATAAFAPLPFSLTQPGMTANVLGENQDTPVITITGAETRKTTGQLRMTTIEATNPDTRVSLGDVLDAWFATDQAVMPRDSVYPSGQSTQQIERHNTEQMKQSQDAATEAALNYLDLSDKNIKVTLKLADVGGPSAGLLFSLGIVDKLHGDGNGGDLTGGRVIAGTGTIDADGTVGAVGGVSLKTQAAKRDGATVFLVPEDECGDAKAELPKGLRLIPVTTLKGAVGSLVALESGKGSVPSC, encoded by the coding sequence GTGCTCTCTCGCCTCACGCGCCCCCGGGCCGTCGCCGTCTGCGCCCTGCCCGTCGTGGCCCTGCTCGCCACCGCGGCGTTCGCGCCCCTGCCGTTCTCGCTGACGCAGCCCGGCATGACGGCGAACGTCCTCGGCGAGAACCAGGACACCCCGGTGATCACGATCACGGGTGCCGAGACGCGTAAGACGACCGGGCAGCTGCGGATGACGACCATCGAGGCGACCAATCCGGACACCCGGGTCTCGCTCGGGGACGTGCTCGACGCGTGGTTCGCCACGGACCAGGCGGTCATGCCGCGCGACTCGGTCTACCCGAGCGGCCAGTCCACGCAGCAGATCGAGCGGCACAACACCGAGCAGATGAAGCAGTCCCAGGACGCGGCGACCGAGGCCGCGCTGAACTACCTGGACCTCTCCGACAAGAACATCAAGGTCACCCTGAAGCTGGCGGACGTGGGCGGCCCCAGTGCCGGGCTCCTCTTCTCCCTCGGCATCGTCGACAAGCTGCACGGCGACGGCAACGGCGGTGACCTCACGGGCGGCCGGGTGATCGCCGGTACGGGCACGATCGACGCCGACGGGACAGTGGGCGCGGTGGGCGGCGTCTCCCTGAAGACGCAGGCGGCGAAGCGGGACGGGGCGACGGTGTTCCTCGTCCCCGAGGACGAATGCGGCGACGCGAAGGCGGAACTCCCGAAGGGGCTGCGACTCATCCCGGTGACGACGCTGAAGGGGGCGGTGGGCTCCCTCGTGGCGCTGGAGTCGGGGAAGGGTTCGGTTCCGAGCTGTTAG
- a CDS encoding IclR family transcriptional regulator, with amino-acid sequence MTAETSQTLDRGLRVLKLLADTDHGLTVTELSNKLGVNRTVVYRLLATLEQHALVRRDLGGRARVGLGVLRLGRQVHPLVREAALPALRSLAEDIGATAHLTLVDGAEALAVAVVEPTWTDYHVAYRAGFRHPLDRGAAGRAILSARTQPPGEPGYTLTHGELEAGASGAAAPLLGVTGVEGSVGVVMLADAVPERVGPRVMDAAREVAEALR; translated from the coding sequence GTGACCGCGGAGACCTCTCAGACGCTCGACCGAGGACTGCGTGTCCTCAAGCTGCTGGCCGATACGGACCACGGGCTGACCGTCACCGAGCTATCCAACAAACTGGGCGTGAACCGGACTGTCGTCTACCGGTTGCTCGCCACCCTCGAACAGCACGCTCTCGTACGACGTGATCTGGGCGGACGTGCCCGGGTCGGCCTCGGCGTGCTCCGCCTGGGCCGCCAGGTGCATCCGCTGGTGCGCGAGGCCGCGTTGCCGGCCCTGCGTTCCCTCGCCGAGGACATCGGGGCCACGGCCCATCTCACGCTGGTGGACGGGGCGGAGGCGCTGGCCGTCGCCGTGGTCGAGCCGACGTGGACGGACTACCACGTGGCCTACCGTGCCGGGTTCCGCCACCCCCTGGACCGGGGCGCCGCGGGCCGGGCGATCCTGTCCGCCCGCACCCAGCCGCCCGGCGAGCCGGGCTACACCCTCACCCACGGCGAACTGGAGGCCGGAGCCAGCGGCGCCGCCGCCCCGCTGCTCGGCGTCACGGGCGTCGAGGGCAGTGTCGGCGTGGTGATGCTGGCGGACGCGGTGCCCGAACGGGTGGGCCCGCGCGTGATGGACGCGGCACGGGAGGTGGCGGAGGCATTGCGCTGA
- a CDS encoding DEAD/DEAH box helicase, which produces MTTTAASTTTSHHLSPAFPGRAPWGTASKLRAWQQGAMEKYIQEQPRDFLAVATPGAGKTTFALTLASWLLHHHVVQQVTVVAPTEHLKKQWAEAAARIGIKLDPEYSAGPLGKDYHGVAVTYAGVGVRPMLHRNRVEQRKTLVILDEIHHAGDSKSWGEACLEAFEPATRRLALTGTPFRSDTNPIPFVTYEEGNDGIRRSAADYTYGYGNALADHVVRPVIFLSYSGNMRWRTKAGDEIAARLGEPMTKDAISQAWRTALDPRGEWMPSVLRAADQRLTEVRKAIPDAGALVIASDQDSARAYAKLIREITGTKATLVLSDDAGASKRIDDFSESNDRWMVAVRMVSEGVDVPRLAVGVYATTISTPLFFAQAVGRFVRSRRRGETASVFLPTVPDLLTFANEMEVERDHALDKPKKEGEEDPYAESEKEMEEANKEQDEDTGEQEQFAFEALESEAVFDRVLYDGAEFGMQAHPGSEEEQDYLGIPGLLEPDQVQLLLQKRQARQIAHSRKKPDAEADLLELPAERRPVVSHKEMMELRKQLNTMVSAYVHQSGKPHGVIHTELRRVCGGPPSAEATAGQLRQRIAKVQEWATRMR; this is translated from the coding sequence GTGACTACCACCGCCGCCTCCACCACCACGTCCCACCACCTCTCGCCCGCCTTCCCCGGCCGTGCCCCCTGGGGCACCGCCAGCAAGCTGCGTGCCTGGCAGCAGGGGGCGATGGAGAAGTACATCCAGGAGCAGCCGCGTGACTTCCTCGCGGTGGCGACCCCGGGCGCCGGCAAGACGACCTTCGCCCTCACCCTCGCCTCCTGGCTGCTGCACCACCACGTCGTGCAGCAGGTGACCGTGGTCGCGCCGACCGAGCATCTGAAGAAGCAGTGGGCCGAGGCGGCCGCCCGGATAGGGATCAAGCTGGACCCGGAGTACAGCGCGGGCCCGCTCGGCAAGGACTACCACGGCGTCGCCGTGACGTACGCCGGCGTCGGCGTCCGCCCCATGCTGCACCGCAACCGCGTCGAGCAGCGCAAGACCCTCGTCATCCTCGACGAGATCCACCACGCCGGTGACTCCAAGTCCTGGGGCGAGGCCTGCCTCGAAGCCTTCGAGCCCGCCACCCGCCGGCTCGCGCTCACCGGTACGCCGTTCCGGTCCGACACCAACCCCATCCCCTTCGTGACGTACGAGGAGGGGAACGACGGGATCCGGAGGTCCGCCGCCGACTACACCTACGGCTACGGGAACGCGCTCGCCGACCATGTCGTGCGCCCGGTGATCTTCCTGTCCTACAGCGGCAACATGCGCTGGCGGACGAAGGCCGGCGACGAGATCGCCGCCCGGCTCGGCGAGCCCATGACCAAGGACGCCATCTCGCAGGCCTGGCGTACGGCGCTCGACCCGCGCGGTGAGTGGATGCCGAGCGTGCTGCGCGCCGCCGACCAGCGGCTCACCGAGGTCCGCAAGGCCATCCCGGACGCGGGCGCGCTCGTCATCGCCTCCGACCAGGACTCCGCACGTGCGTACGCCAAGCTGATCCGTGAGATCACGGGGACGAAGGCGACGCTCGTGCTCTCCGACGACGCGGGCGCGTCCAAGCGCATCGACGACTTCAGCGAGAGCAACGACCGCTGGATGGTGGCCGTCAGGATGGTGTCGGAAGGCGTCGACGTGCCGCGCCTCGCCGTCGGGGTGTACGCCACCACCATCTCCACGCCCCTCTTCTTCGCGCAGGCCGTCGGGCGTTTCGTGCGGTCCCGGCGGCGTGGTGAGACCGCCTCCGTGTTCCTCCCGACCGTCCCCGACCTCCTCACCTTCGCCAACGAGATGGAGGTGGAGCGGGACCACGCCCTCGACAAGCCGAAGAAGGAGGGCGAGGAGGACCCGTACGCCGAGTCCGAGAAGGAGATGGAGGAGGCGAACAAGGAGCAGGACGAGGACACCGGCGAGCAGGAGCAGTTCGCCTTCGAGGCGCTGGAGTCGGAGGCCGTCTTCGACCGGGTGCTGTACGACGGCGCCGAGTTCGGCATGCAGGCGCACCCGGGCAGCGAGGAGGAGCAGGACTACCTCGGCATCCCCGGCCTCCTCGAACCCGACCAGGTGCAGCTGCTGCTCCAGAAGCGGCAGGCCCGGCAGATCGCGCACAGCCGCAAGAAGCCGGACGCCGAGGCGGACCTGCTGGAACTGCCCGCCGAGCGGCGGCCCGTCGTCTCCCACAAGGAGATGATGGAGCTGCGGAAGCAGCTCAACACGATGGTGAGTGCTTACGTCCACCAGAGCGGCAAGCCGCACGGCGTCATCCACACCGAGCTGCGCCGGGTGTGCGGCGGACCGCCGAGCGCCGAGGCCACGGCCGGGCAGCTGCGGCAGCGCATCGCCAAGGTGCAGGAGTGGGCCACCCGGATGCGCTGA
- a CDS encoding type II toxin-antitoxin system death-on-curing family toxin — MHYLTLPELLNLAMRLGADEVRDYGLLDSASARPQSSVFGQDAYPDVWQKAAALMESLARNHALVDGNKRIAWYATWVFLHMNGHPLDAGFDVDEAERFVFDVCQGALDVPKIAAHLPRFAR, encoded by the coding sequence ATGCACTACCTCACGTTGCCCGAGCTGCTGAACCTGGCGATGCGGCTCGGGGCAGATGAGGTGCGTGACTACGGGCTGCTGGACTCGGCCTCGGCCCGTCCGCAGTCCAGCGTGTTCGGGCAGGACGCCTATCCGGACGTATGGCAGAAGGCTGCCGCACTGATGGAGTCGCTGGCCCGCAACCACGCGCTCGTCGACGGGAACAAGCGCATCGCCTGGTACGCGACCTGGGTTTTCCTGCACATGAACGGGCACCCCTTGGACGCCGGCTTCGACGTGGACGAGGCCGAGCGCTTCGTTTTCGACGTCTGTCAGGGCGCCCTGGACGTGCCCAAGATCGCGGCCCATCTGCCGCGCTTCGCGCGCTGA
- a CDS encoding MFS transporter, with the protein MTTLEPRDADVAETAPDLPAGIEDGVLSRSYRALSVGIVSVVLLIAFEATAVGTAMPVAARELDGVSLYAFAFSGYFTTSLLGMVLSGQWSDRRGPLGPLTTGIAAFAAGLMLSGTAGAMWLFILGRAVQGFGGGLVIVALYVVVGRAYPERLRPAIMAAFAAGWVVPSIVGPLAAGAVTEHLGWRWVFVGIPVLVVFPLALALPQIRRRAAGPVDGKAGGAFDRRRIRLALGISLGAGLLQYAAQDLRWLSLLPGVAGAALLVPAVLGLLPRGTYRAARGLPSVVLLRGVAAGSFIAAESFVPLMLVTQRGLTPTLAGFSLAAGGLTWALGSWVQSRARVEPYRERLMTAGMVLVAASIAAAPSVLIDSVPAWTVAVAWAFGCFGMGLVISSTSVLLLQLSAPEEAGTNSASLQISDALANVVLLAAGGAAFASLGGGAVSHTATEATEASGAGSHPAAFAAVFLPMAGVALVGAWVTRRLRVESR; encoded by the coding sequence ATGACCACCCTCGAACCGCGCGACGCCGACGTCGCGGAAACCGCCCCTGACCTGCCCGCCGGTATCGAGGACGGAGTGCTGAGCCGGTCCTACCGGGCGCTCAGTGTCGGGATCGTGTCGGTCGTGCTGCTCATCGCCTTCGAGGCGACCGCGGTCGGGACGGCGATGCCGGTGGCGGCGCGGGAGCTGGACGGGGTGTCGCTGTACGCGTTCGCGTTCTCGGGGTACTTCACGACCTCGCTGCTCGGGATGGTCCTCTCTGGCCAGTGGTCCGACCGGCGGGGGCCGCTCGGCCCGCTGACCACCGGGATCGCCGCCTTCGCCGCCGGGCTGATGCTGTCCGGCACCGCGGGGGCGATGTGGCTGTTCATCCTCGGGCGGGCCGTGCAGGGGTTCGGCGGCGGGCTGGTCATCGTCGCGTTGTACGTCGTCGTCGGGCGGGCCTACCCCGAGCGGCTGCGGCCCGCGATCATGGCCGCCTTCGCCGCGGGCTGGGTGGTGCCGTCGATCGTCGGGCCGCTCGCGGCGGGCGCGGTGACCGAGCATCTCGGGTGGCGGTGGGTGTTCGTCGGCATCCCCGTACTCGTCGTCTTCCCCCTCGCCCTCGCGCTGCCGCAGATCCGCCGGCGGGCGGCCGGGCCGGTCGACGGCAAGGCCGGGGGCGCGTTCGACCGGCGTCGCATCCGCCTCGCCCTCGGCATCTCGCTGGGTGCGGGACTGTTGCAGTACGCCGCCCAGGATCTGAGGTGGCTCTCCCTGCTCCCGGGCGTCGCGGGCGCCGCGCTCCTCGTGCCGGCCGTGCTGGGGCTGCTGCCCCGCGGCACCTACCGGGCCGCCCGCGGCCTGCCCTCCGTCGTACTGCTGCGCGGGGTCGCCGCGGGGTCCTTCATCGCCGCCGAGTCCTTCGTACCGCTGATGCTGGTCACCCAGCGGGGGCTCACGCCGACGCTCGCCGGGTTCTCGCTCGCGGCGGGCGGGCTGACATGGGCGCTGGGGTCGTGGGTGCAGTCACGGGCGCGGGTGGAGCCGTACCGGGAGCGGCTGATGACGGCCGGGATGGTGCTGGTGGCGGCGTCGATCGCGGCGGCGCCGAGTGTGCTGATCGACTCGGTGCCGGCCTGGACGGTCGCGGTGGCGTGGGCCTTCGGGTGCTTCGGCATGGGCCTGGTGATCTCGTCGACCAGCGTGCTGCTGCTCCAGCTCTCCGCCCCCGAGGAGGCCGGCACCAACTCCGCGTCCCTCCAGATCTCCGACGCCCTCGCCAACGTCGTCCTGCTGGCCGCGGGCGGCGCCGCGTTCGCGTCCCTGGGCGGCGGCGCGGTGAGCCATACGGCGACGGAGGCGACGGAGGCGTCCGGTGCGGGGTCTCATCCGGCGGCGTTCGCGGCGGTGTTCCTGCCGATGGCGGGGGTGGCGTTGGTGGGGGCTTGGGTGACGCGGCGGTTGCGGGTCGAATCTCGATGA